The DNA sequence AGAGCGTGGCCCGGATCGATGTGGTCAATTACATCGCTCACGGGATTTCCAAGGTGCCAGGGCATGGCGAGCACTCCGAGGGTGAGCAAGATATGCAGGACGACGAGGGCGGTGAGTCTTCTTCTTCGGGCAATCCACTGGACGCCTATGCGAGCAACCTCAATGAGCTTGCGCGCCAGGGTCGCATAGACCCGCTGGTGGGTCGTGAAAGCGAGGTCGAGCGGGTTGCGCAGATCCTCGCCCGTCGGCGCAAGAACAACCCTTTGCTGGTCGGTGAGGCCGGGGTCGGCAAGACCGCCATCGCCGAAGGCCTGGCCAAGCGCATCGTCGACAATCAGGTCCCGGACCTGTTGGCCAACAGTGTCGTCTACTCCCTCGACCTGGGTGCTCTGCTGGCCGGTACCAAGTACCGCGGTGACTTCGAGAAGCGCTTCAAGGCGCTGCTCAACGAACTGCGCAAGCGTCCGCAGGCCATCCTATTCATCGACGAAATTCACACCATTATCGGTGCCGGTGCGGCTTCCGGTGGCGTGATGGATGCCTCCAACCTGCTCAAGCCGCTGTTGTCTTCGGGCGATATCCGCTGCATCGGTTCGACCACGTTCCAGGAGTTTCGCGGGATTTTCGAGAAGGATCGGGCTTTGGCCCGGCGCTTCCAGAAGGTCGATGTCAGCGAGCCGTCGGTGGAAGACACCGTGGGCATCCTGCGCGGGCTCAAGGGGCGTTTCGAGGCGCACCACAACATCGAATACAGCGACGAGGCGCTGCGTGCAGCGGCCGAGCTGGCTTCGCGCTACATCAATGACCGGCACATGCCGGACAAGGCGATCGATGTGATCGACGAAGCCGGTGCCTATCAGCGCCTGCAGCCTGTCGAAATGCGGGTCAAGCGTATCGAAGTGCCTCACGTCGAAGACATTGTCGCGAAAATCGCGCGTATTCCGCCCAAGCATGTCACCAGCTCCGACAAGGAACTGCTGCGTAACCTCGAGCGCGACCTGAAGCTCACCGTGTTCGGTCAGGATGCTGCGATCGACTCGCTGGCCACGGCCATCAAGCTGTCACGCGCCGGCCTGAAGTCGCCTGACAAGCCTGTGGGTTCGTTCCTGTTCGCCGGCCCTACCGGGGTGGGTAAAACCGAGGCAGCGCGGCAGTTGGCCAAGGCTCTCGGGGTGGAACTGGTGCGTTTCGACATGTCCGAGTACATGGAGCGTCATACCGTTTCGCGTCTGATCGGTGCGCCTCCGGGTTACGTCGGTTTCGATCAGGGCGGCTTGCTCACCGAGGCGATCACCAAGCAGCCGCATTGCGTGCTGCTGCTCGATGAGATCGAGAAGGCGCACCCGGAAGTCTTCAACCTGCTGCTGCAGGTGATGGATCACGGGACCCTGACTGACAACAACGGGCGCAAGGCGGACTTCCGCAATGTGATCGTGATCATGACCACCAATGCCGGTGCGGAAACCGCTGCGCGGGCTTCGATCGGTTTCACCCATCAGGATCACTCTTCCGATGCCATGGAAGTGATCAAGAAGAGCTTCACGCCGGAGTTCCGTAACCGCCTGGACACCATCATTCAATTCGGTCGCCTCAGCCATGAGGTCATCAAGAGCGTGGTGGACAAGTTCCTTATCGAGCTGCAGGCGCAACTGGAAGACAAGCGCGTGCTGCTTGAGGTGACAGATGCGGCCAGAGGCTGGCTGGCGGCCGGTGGTTACGATGCACAGATGGGTGCGCGGCCGATGGCGCGTTTGATCCAGGACAAGATCAAGCGTCCGCTGGCCGAGGAAATCCTGTTTGGCGAGTTGGCCGAGCATGGCGGTGTGGTGCACATCGACATCAAGGATGGCGAACTGACGTTCGAGTTCGAAACCACGGCCGAAATGGCCTGACGGCCTCTGTGGGAGCAGGCCGGGCGGCGTTCCGCTTGCCTGCGATGCGAGCGACGCGGTTTGTCTGAAGCGTTGCGGTGATGCAATCGCTGGCAAGCCAGCTCCCACAAGTCACCCAAAGCTCCAATTTGTACCGCCCACACAAAAACGCCCGGCATCTGCCGGGCGTTTTCGTTGGTACTACTTAACGAGCGCGATAAGTAATGCGCCCTTTGCTCAAGTCATAGGGCGTCAGTTCAACGCGCACCTTGTCACCGGTCAGAATACGGATGTAGTTCTTGCGCATCTTACCGGAGATGTGCGCGGTTACGACGTGCCCATTTTCCAACTCCACACGAAACATGGTGTTGGGCAGGGTGTCGACGACAGTGCCTTCCATTTCGAAGCTGTCTTCTTTCGACATGCAGTAAAGCCCTCGGTGTCCAGTTAATGGCCCGGTGCAACTGCGCCAGGCAAAAGCGGCGTGCATTGTGCCCGAAAAGTGGGGGTCAAGCCAAGGGCTTCAGTTCAGCGCGACCCATCGTTGGTTGATAAGCAGCTCGATGGGGCGGTATTGGGTCTTGTAGTTCATCTTTTTGCAGTTCTTGATCCAGTAGCCGAGATAGACGGCTTCCAGGCCCAGGCGCAAGGCTTCGGTGATCTGCCAGAGGATGCAGTAGCGACCGAGGCTGCGACGTTCTTCATTGGGCTCGTAGAAGGTATAGACCGCTGAAATGCCGTTGGGCAGCAGGTCGGTGACGGCGACGGCGACCAGGCGGCCGTCGATCCGAAACTCGTAAAAACGGGAGAAAGGCAGGTCGCGTACCAGGAAGGTCGAGAACTGATCCCGGCTGGGCGGGTACATGTCGCCGTCGGCATGGCGCTGTTCAATGTAGCGCCGGTACAGGTCGAAATATTCTTCGCTGAATGCCGGGCGAGCGGCGGTGACCTGGATGTCGGCATTGCGCTTGAGAATGCGTTTTTGTTGGCGGTTCGGCAGAAACCGGGCAGCAGGGATACGGGCCGGCACGCAGGCATTGCAGTGCTGGCAATGGGGGCGATACAGGTGATCGCCGCTACGCCGGAACCCCATTTCGGACAGGTCGGCATAGACGTTCACATCCATCGGCTGGCTGGGATCGAGAAACAACGTCGTTGCCTGTTCTTCGGGCAGATAGCTGCACGAATGGGGTTGAGTGGCATAAAACTTCAGTCGCGCCAGCTCAGTCATGATCAACCCTCGGGATGTGCCTTTAAATAAGTGTAAGCCAGCCGTGGCAACTCGCCTAGCAAACCCAGGTGGCTGAGTTGGGCTGGTCGAGGTAGTTCTGCAAGTGCTCGGCGAAGGCTTGCCGGGAAATAGCGCGGGCGCCGAAGCTGTGCAGGTGTTCGGTCGGCATCTGGCAATCGATCATGACAAAGCCGGACGCTTGCAAATGGGTGACCAGGGTCACGAAACCCACTTTCGATGCGTTGTCGGCACGGCTGAACATGGACTCGCCAAAGAACAGCCGACCCATGGCCAGGCCATAGAGGCCGCCGACCAGCTCGTCGCGGTCCCAGACTTCGACCGAATGCGCGAAGCCCTGTTGGTGCAGTTTCAGATAGGCGGCCTGCATGTTGTCGGTAATCCAGGTGCCGTCGGCATAAGGGCGAGGCGCTGCGCAGGCGTGAATCACGGCGGCGAAATCCCGGTCGAAGGTGACCCGATAACGTTGTTGGCGCAGCACTTTTCCAAGGCTGCGGGAAACATGCAGCTCCTCCGGGAACAGCACCGTCCGTGGGTCGGGCGACCACCAGAGAATCGGCTGGCCTTCCTGATACCAGGGGAAGCAGCCGTGACGATAAGCCTGGACCAGGCGCTCGGCGCTCAGGTCGCCGCCGGCGGCCAGCAGGCCATTGGGTTCGCGCAGGGCTTTTTCCAGCGCAGGAAAGGTCAGGGTTTCGCGATTGAGCCAGGTCAGCATGGGATTCGAACGGGAAAAGGGGAAGAGGGGAGGGTATACGACCCGGCGCCAGTGGACCATATGTGGACCGCCTGCACTGGGCCACCTGGTCAATTGTCGTCGAGAAACTTCTCGGCATCGAGTGCGGCCATGCATCCCGCGCCGGCAGAAGTGACCGCCTGGCGATAAACATGGTCGGCTACATCGCCTGCG is a window from the Pseudomonas sp. LS1212 genome containing:
- a CDS encoding arginyltransferase, which produces MTELARLKFYATQPHSCSYLPEEQATTLFLDPSQPMDVNVYADLSEMGFRRSGDHLYRPHCQHCNACVPARIPAARFLPNRQQKRILKRNADIQVTAARPAFSEEYFDLYRRYIEQRHADGDMYPPSRDQFSTFLVRDLPFSRFYEFRIDGRLVAVAVTDLLPNGISAVYTFYEPNEERRSLGRYCILWQITEALRLGLEAVYLGYWIKNCKKMNYKTQYRPIELLINQRWVALN
- the aat gene encoding leucyl/phenylalanyl-tRNA--protein transferase, producing the protein MLTWLNRETLTFPALEKALREPNGLLAAGGDLSAERLVQAYRHGCFPWYQEGQPILWWSPDPRTVLFPEELHVSRSLGKVLRQQRYRVTFDRDFAAVIHACAAPRPYADGTWITDNMQAAYLKLHQQGFAHSVEVWDRDELVGGLYGLAMGRLFFGESMFSRADNASKVGFVTLVTHLQASGFVMIDCQMPTEHLHSFGARAISRQAFAEHLQNYLDQPNSATWVC
- the infA gene encoding translation initiation factor IF-1, which produces MSKEDSFEMEGTVVDTLPNTMFRVELENGHVVTAHISGKMRKNYIRILTGDKVRVELTPYDLSKGRITYRAR
- the clpA gene encoding ATP-dependent Clp protease ATP-binding subunit ClpA is translated as MLNRELEVTLNLAFKEARSKRHEFMTVEHLLLALLDNEAAATVLRACGANLDKLKHDLQEFIDSTTPLIPLHDEDRETQPTLGFQRVLQRAVFHVQSSGKREVTGANVLVAIFSEQESQAVFLLKQQSVARIDVVNYIAHGISKVPGHGEHSEGEQDMQDDEGGESSSSGNPLDAYASNLNELARQGRIDPLVGRESEVERVAQILARRRKNNPLLVGEAGVGKTAIAEGLAKRIVDNQVPDLLANSVVYSLDLGALLAGTKYRGDFEKRFKALLNELRKRPQAILFIDEIHTIIGAGAASGGVMDASNLLKPLLSSGDIRCIGSTTFQEFRGIFEKDRALARRFQKVDVSEPSVEDTVGILRGLKGRFEAHHNIEYSDEALRAAAELASRYINDRHMPDKAIDVIDEAGAYQRLQPVEMRVKRIEVPHVEDIVAKIARIPPKHVTSSDKELLRNLERDLKLTVFGQDAAIDSLATAIKLSRAGLKSPDKPVGSFLFAGPTGVGKTEAARQLAKALGVELVRFDMSEYMERHTVSRLIGAPPGYVGFDQGGLLTEAITKQPHCVLLLDEIEKAHPEVFNLLLQVMDHGTLTDNNGRKADFRNVIVIMTTNAGAETAARASIGFTHQDHSSDAMEVIKKSFTPEFRNRLDTIIQFGRLSHEVIKSVVDKFLIELQAQLEDKRVLLEVTDAARGWLAAGGYDAQMGARPMARLIQDKIKRPLAEEILFGELAEHGGVVHIDIKDGELTFEFETTAEMA